From the Coriobacteriia bacterium genome, one window contains:
- a CDS encoding TraR/DksA C4-type zinc finger protein: protein MDAATMKKLRTALEAERDRLVGEIEDYEREDQETLSDVSGENNYRDHMADQGSATFSRELDMTLEGQARENLAQIERALARMDDGTYGVCARCGNVIPPERLEAMPEAELCVSCKEREESV from the coding sequence ATGGACGCGGCGACCATGAAGAAACTCAGAACGGCGCTCGAGGCAGAGCGTGACCGGCTTGTGGGCGAGATCGAGGATTACGAGCGCGAGGATCAGGAGACGCTCTCCGACGTTTCGGGCGAGAACAACTACCGCGACCACATGGCCGACCAGGGCTCGGCGACTTTCTCCCGTGAGCTCGACATGACGCTCGAGGGGCAGGCGCGTGAGAACCTCGCGCAGATCGAGCGCGCGCTGGCGCGGATGGACGACGGCACGTACGGCGTCTGCGCTCGCTGCGGGAACGTGATTCCGCCGGAGCGGCTGGAGGCCATGCCCGAGGCCGAGCTGTGTGTTTCGTGCAAGGAACGCGAGGAGAGCGTTTAG